The genomic window GACATTTCTGCTATTCCTCCAGCATTATCTGCAACTGGTCCATAAGCATCAGTTGCTAGTGTCATTGATAAAGTTGATAACATTCCCACTGATGATATAGCAATACCATAAAGGCCTAAACTAAAATCGCTATAACCTCCTGACAAATAAAAACTTGCAAGAATAGAAATACCTACTACTATCACAGGCATTGCAGTTGAAGACATTCCAAGAGATAGTCCTCCAATTATTGTTGTGGCTGGACCTGTTTTGGTAGACTCTGCAAGTTTTTTAGTAGGTTTATAGTTATCACTTGTATAATACTCAGTAAAAAATCCTATTAATATTCCAGCTAAAAGACCTGATAATATACTAAAATAAATTCCAATATAATTCTTTCCTAGTAATCCATTAACTATAAAAAATGATCCTATAGCAACAATTATTCCTGATATATATACACCTCTTCTAAGGGCACTTAATAAATTTTTTTGTGTTGAGTCTTCCTTAGCCCTAACAAAAAAAGACGAGAAAATAGAAGCTATAAGACCAAGAGATGCAACTAATAATGGTATAGTTACTCCTCCTCTTCCAAGACCTGCTGCAACAGCCAATGCACAGGAAGAAATCAATGATCCTACATATGATTCATAAAGATCTGCCCCAAGTCCAGCCACATCTCCTACATTATCTCCTACATTATCAGCTATAACGGCTGGATTTCTTGGGTCATCTTCTGGAATACCAATTTCAACTTTTCCTACTAAGTCTGCACCTACATCTGCTGCCTTTGTAAAAATACCACCACCAACTCTCGCAAATAGTGCCATTGAAGAAGCTCCTATACCAAAAGTCAACATAGTAGAAGTTATTTGGGCTATTCGTTCTGCTTCTGGTAATGAATCATAATACCAATTAAGAATGTTGTACCATATTCCTAAATCTAAAAGACCAAGCCCAACAACAACTAATCCCATTACACATCCACTTGAAAATGCTACTTTTAATGCACCATTCAAACTATTTTTAGCTGCATTTGTAGTTCTTGCATTAGAATTAGTAGCAACTTTCATTCCTAGAAAACCACTAAGCCCTGAGAAAAATCCACCTGTTAAAAAAGCAAATGGAACGAATATTGACAT from Clostridium septicum includes these protein-coding regions:
- a CDS encoding sodium-translocating pyrophosphatase; amino-acid sequence: MDLIVFIPVFASIALLFAAYLAVTIFKLDEGDDLMKSIAKSIRKGANAFLIRQYKGISIFFLIMFIVFFVLSRLGYMSIFVPFAFLTGGFFSGLSGFLGMKVATNSNARTTNAAKNSLNGALKVAFSSGCVMGLVVVGLGLLDLGIWYNILNWYYDSLPEAERIAQITSTMLTFGIGASSMALFARVGGGIFTKAADVGADLVGKVEIGIPEDDPRNPAVIADNVGDNVGDVAGLGADLYESYVGSLISSCALAVAAGLGRGGVTIPLLVASLGLIASIFSSFFVRAKEDSTQKNLLSALRRGVYISGIIVAIGSFFIVNGLLGKNYIGIYFSILSGLLAGILIGFFTEYYTSDNYKPTKKLAESTKTGPATTIIGGLSLGMSSTAMPVIVVGISILASFYLSGGYSDFSLGLYGIAISSVGMLSTLSMTLATDAYGPVADNAGGIAEMSNQDPIVRKRTDALDSLGNTTAATGKGFAIGSAALTALAFIAAYKDSIESIAKSNNIDFTFNLSVLNPQVLIGLFIGGMITFLFSSKTMDAVGRAASKIVVEVRRQFKEIDGLMEGKNEPDYGACVDICTKSAQKELITIAVIAILTPILIGLILGPNGVAGLLAGSTVTGFVLAIMMANSGGAWDNAKKYIESGVLGGKGSDCHKAAVVGDTVGDPFKDTTGPSINILIKLMSIVSIVFATFILSFGIL